Proteins from a genomic interval of Quercus lobata isolate SW786 chromosome 11, ValleyOak3.0 Primary Assembly, whole genome shotgun sequence:
- the LOC115967772 gene encoding cytochrome P450 87A3-like isoform X1 yields MWTIGLCIVAVLVIYLSYRLNKWSNPKCNGVLPPGSMGLPLIGETLQLIVPSYSLDLHPFIKKKAQKYGPIFRTSVAGSPIVVSIDPEFNHYIAKQEGRLVEIWYLDSFSKLLTMEGENKVTAVGVVHKYIRSIVLNRCGADPLKEKLLPQIEEFVNKTLQTWSSHPLVEMKHAASVKVFDFTAKLFISYDAENSPTKMSEKFTNILGGLMSFPLNIPGTTYHKCLKDKNEAMSMLRKIFKERINSPKRHFEDLLDLAINDMDKEKFLSEDLIINVVFGLLFASFDSISSALSLTLNLLAEHPAVLQELTDEHEAILKNRESPNSILTWDEYKSMTFTHQVINEAFRLGGVAPGLLRRALKDIEFKGYTIPAGWTIMLVNSAIQLNPNTYKDPLAFNPWRWKDLDSLFVSKNFMPFGGGTRLCAGAEYSKTFMATFLHILVTKYRWTKVKGGTIARNPILEFTDGLHIKFSVINN; encoded by the exons ATGTGGACAATTGGATTATGTATTGTAGCAGTACTGGTCATATATTTGAGTTACAGGCTTAACAAATGGAGCAATCCAAAGTGTAATGGAGTCCTTCCTCCAGGTTCTATGGGTCTACCCCTTATTGGAGAGACCCTTCAGCTGATTGTTCCAAGTTACTCTCTTGACCTCCATccatttatcaaaaagaaagcTCAGAA ATATGGGCCAATATTTCGAACTAGTGTGGCTGGTTCACCCATAGTGGTATCAATAGATCCTGAATTCAACCATTACATTGCTAAACAAGAAGGAAGATTAGTTGAAATTTGGTACTTGGATTCATTTTCCAAGCTTTTAACAATGGAAGGCGAAAATAAGGTAACTGCCGTTGGTGTTGTCCACAAGTACATAAGAAGTATCGTATTGAATCGCTGTGGTGCTGATCCACTTAAGGAAAAGTTACTTCCTCAAATTGAAGAATTTGTTAACAAAACCCTACAAACATGGTCAAGTCATCCTTTAGTTGAAATGAAACATGCCGCGTCAGTG AAGGTTTTTGATTTCACTGCAAAGCTATTCATTAGTTATGATGCTGAAAATTCACCTACGAAAATGAGCGAGAAGTTCACTAATATCCTAGGAGGTCTCATGTCATTTCCCTTGAATATCCCTGGTACTACATACCATAAATGTTTAAAG gaCAAAAATGAAGCAATGAGTATGTTGAGGAAAATATTTAAAGAGAGAATCAATTCACCAAAAAGACATTTTGAAGATTTGCTTGATCTAGCTATAAATGACATGGATAAGGAGAAATTCTTATCAGAAGACCTCATCATCAATGTGGTTTTTGGGCTCTTATTCGCTAGCTTTGATTCCATTTCATCAGCATTGTCGTTAACTCTCAACTTACTTGCGGAGCATCCTGCAGTTTTGCAAGAGTTGACG GATGAGCATGAGGCAATTCTTAAGAACAGAGAGAGTCCAAATTCCATACTCACATGGGATGAATATAAGTCGATGACCTTTACTCATCAA GTAATCAATGAAGCTTTTAGGTTGGGAGGTGTTGCTCCTGGGTTACTACGGAGAGCACTGAAAGATATTGAATTTAAAG GATATACAATTCCAGCTGGTTGGACCATTATGCTTGTAAATTCCGCTATTCAATTAAACCCAAACACATACAAGGATCCACTTGCTTTCAATCCATGGCGCTGGAAG GATCTTGACTCATTGTTTGTATCTAAGAATTTCATGCCTTTTGGTGGAGGAACTAGACTATGTGCTGGGGCAGAGTATAGTAAAACGTTCATGGCTACCTTCCTCCATATTTTGGTCACCAAATATAG GTGGACAAAGGTCAAGGGAGGAACCATTGCTCGAAATCCTATTCTCGAATTTACAGATGGCCTCCACATTAAATTCTCTgtgataaataattaa
- the LOC115967772 gene encoding cytochrome P450 87A3-like isoform X2, with product MWTIGLCIVAVLVIYLSYRLNKWSNPKCNGVLPPGSMGLPLIGETLQLIVPSYSLDLHPFIKKKAQKYGPIFRTSVAGSPIVVSIDPEFNHYIAKQEGRLVEIWYLDSFSKLLTMEGENKKVFDFTAKLFISYDAENSPTKMSEKFTNILGGLMSFPLNIPGTTYHKCLKDKNEAMSMLRKIFKERINSPKRHFEDLLDLAINDMDKEKFLSEDLIINVVFGLLFASFDSISSALSLTLNLLAEHPAVLQELTDEHEAILKNRESPNSILTWDEYKSMTFTHQVINEAFRLGGVAPGLLRRALKDIEFKGYTIPAGWTIMLVNSAIQLNPNTYKDPLAFNPWRWKDLDSLFVSKNFMPFGGGTRLCAGAEYSKTFMATFLHILVTKYRWTKVKGGTIARNPILEFTDGLHIKFSVINN from the exons ATGTGGACAATTGGATTATGTATTGTAGCAGTACTGGTCATATATTTGAGTTACAGGCTTAACAAATGGAGCAATCCAAAGTGTAATGGAGTCCTTCCTCCAGGTTCTATGGGTCTACCCCTTATTGGAGAGACCCTTCAGCTGATTGTTCCAAGTTACTCTCTTGACCTCCATccatttatcaaaaagaaagcTCAGAA ATATGGGCCAATATTTCGAACTAGTGTGGCTGGTTCACCCATAGTGGTATCAATAGATCCTGAATTCAACCATTACATTGCTAAACAAGAAGGAAGATTAGTTGAAATTTGGTACTTGGATTCATTTTCCAAGCTTTTAACAATGGAAGGCGAAAATAAG AAGGTTTTTGATTTCACTGCAAAGCTATTCATTAGTTATGATGCTGAAAATTCACCTACGAAAATGAGCGAGAAGTTCACTAATATCCTAGGAGGTCTCATGTCATTTCCCTTGAATATCCCTGGTACTACATACCATAAATGTTTAAAG gaCAAAAATGAAGCAATGAGTATGTTGAGGAAAATATTTAAAGAGAGAATCAATTCACCAAAAAGACATTTTGAAGATTTGCTTGATCTAGCTATAAATGACATGGATAAGGAGAAATTCTTATCAGAAGACCTCATCATCAATGTGGTTTTTGGGCTCTTATTCGCTAGCTTTGATTCCATTTCATCAGCATTGTCGTTAACTCTCAACTTACTTGCGGAGCATCCTGCAGTTTTGCAAGAGTTGACG GATGAGCATGAGGCAATTCTTAAGAACAGAGAGAGTCCAAATTCCATACTCACATGGGATGAATATAAGTCGATGACCTTTACTCATCAA GTAATCAATGAAGCTTTTAGGTTGGGAGGTGTTGCTCCTGGGTTACTACGGAGAGCACTGAAAGATATTGAATTTAAAG GATATACAATTCCAGCTGGTTGGACCATTATGCTTGTAAATTCCGCTATTCAATTAAACCCAAACACATACAAGGATCCACTTGCTTTCAATCCATGGCGCTGGAAG GATCTTGACTCATTGTTTGTATCTAAGAATTTCATGCCTTTTGGTGGAGGAACTAGACTATGTGCTGGGGCAGAGTATAGTAAAACGTTCATGGCTACCTTCCTCCATATTTTGGTCACCAAATATAG GTGGACAAAGGTCAAGGGAGGAACCATTGCTCGAAATCCTATTCTCGAATTTACAGATGGCCTCCACATTAAATTCTCTgtgataaataattaa